One region of Arcobacter sp. CECT 8983 genomic DNA includes:
- the aroB gene encoding 3-dehydroquinate synthase, giving the protein MIVNISLPDNTKYDITIDTLEKQYFDRKVVIVTNPTVSGLHLEYLKEKISAKELSVVTIPDGEQYKHMKTIEDILEHCFEQKLNRNSLLIAFGGGVIGDMTGFAASIYQRGIDFIQIPTTLLSQVDASVGGKTGVNNKFGKNLIGSFHQPIAVNIDPHFLTTLPKREVGAGIAEIVKMAVTFNKDFFSWLEENDLNDKENVKTAIAKSVETKAWVVSQDEKEKGLRAALNYGHTFGHVIENETNYNTYLHGEAVGIGMVMANELACKIGYMSEDEALRVKKLLEKYDIPTDYKIEDVEDFYEHFFLDKKSLDNKIKFIVPKGIGDCEITDEISKDDVMQVLKGFTN; this is encoded by the coding sequence ATGATTGTAAATATTTCTCTACCAGATAATACTAAATACGATATTACTATTGATACTTTAGAAAAACAATATTTTGACAGAAAAGTTGTAATAGTTACAAACCCAACGGTGAGTGGCTTACACTTAGAATATCTAAAAGAAAAAATTTCAGCAAAAGAGTTGTCTGTTGTAACAATCCCTGATGGTGAACAGTATAAACATATGAAAACTATTGAAGATATTTTAGAACACTGTTTTGAACAAAAACTAAATAGAAACTCTTTACTTATTGCCTTTGGTGGTGGTGTTATTGGAGATATGACAGGTTTTGCTGCTTCGATTTATCAAAGAGGAATTGATTTTATTCAAATACCTACGACTTTGCTTTCTCAAGTTGATGCAAGTGTTGGTGGTAAAACAGGAGTTAACAATAAGTTTGGTAAAAACCTAATTGGTTCTTTTCATCAACCAATTGCAGTTAATATTGATCCTCATTTTTTAACAACTTTACCAAAAAGAGAGGTGGGTGCAGGAATTGCAGAGATTGTTAAAATGGCAGTAACATTTAATAAAGATTTCTTTTCTTGGCTTGAAGAAAATGATTTAAATGATAAGGAAAATGTTAAAACAGCTATTGCAAAATCAGTTGAAACTAAAGCTTGGGTTGTGAGTCAAGATGAAAAAGAAAAAGGCTTAAGAGCAGCACTTAACTATGGACATACTTTTGGTCATGTAATTGAAAATGAAACAAACTATAATACTTATTTACATGGTGAAGCTGTTGGTATTGGAATGGTTATGGCAAATGAACTTGCATGTAAAATAGGGTATATGAGTGAAGATGAAGCTTTAAGAGTTAAAAAACTATTAGAAAAATATGATATTCCAACTGACTATAAGATAGAGGATGTGGAAGACTTTTATGAGCATTTCTTTTTAGATAAAAAATCATTAGACAATAAAATAAAATTTATAGTTCCTAAAGGTATTGGAGATTGTGAAATCACAGATGAGATTTCAAAAGATGATGTAATGCAAGTTCTAAAAGGGTTCACAAATTGA
- a CDS encoding mechanosensitive ion channel family protein: MKNIFKLLLLTLVITFSFAQENTKETVSNKLSDIEAIEVKRLKEIEEEKLKQKKEEEKRAKVTELKNKIDAIDSELKNNILLKRYSNYDAYRRISQELDDLKDNLESVNPKNEDKIFQLNNKIRIKENELELISEYKGSPIGGLINPPEIESYESITNPFGIINALSYIKKLENNKKQFSSIEERISEITNLLDEKLFAYVELYNTDPKPEYKEEINFLDKEKKDFHMVLEIVSTTEEVYTRKIEQVILETKSQISNQVEKIFNIAMIIVSLFLITFLIKLALKKYFSQNENYYMTNKVINFFVVFFIMMIILFSYIDNVSYVVTILGFASAGIAIALKDWFMSIFGWMVIVTSGSIHVGDRIKVTRNGLEVVGDVLDISLFKITVREDITLTSYNVNRRTGRIFFIPNNYIFSEMIANYTHSGLRTVWDGIDITITFDSNHKKAQHIAKEILKHYSKGYTDITRKQLSKMRSKYQLRATGVEPRVYTFVESYGIVISSWYLTNSYAALVLRSTMSPEILEAFMKEDDIHIAYPTQTVNSSTGVRTPPLDLESV, translated from the coding sequence TTGAAAAATATTTTCAAACTATTATTACTAACTTTAGTTATAACTTTTTCATTTGCACAAGAAAATACAAAAGAAACTGTATCTAACAAGCTTTCTGATATTGAAGCAATAGAAGTAAAAAGATTAAAAGAGATTGAAGAAGAGAAGTTAAAACAAAAAAAAGAAGAAGAAAAACGAGCAAAAGTTACTGAATTAAAAAATAAGATTGATGCAATTGATTCTGAATTAAAAAACAATATTTTATTAAAAAGATATAGCAATTATGATGCATATAGAAGAATTTCTCAAGAACTAGATGATTTAAAAGATAATCTTGAAAGTGTAAATCCAAAAAATGAAGATAAGATTTTTCAATTAAACAATAAAATTAGAATTAAAGAAAATGAGTTAGAATTAATTTCAGAATATAAAGGTTCACCTATTGGAGGACTTATTAATCCACCAGAAATAGAAAGTTATGAATCTATAACAAATCCTTTTGGAATAATAAATGCTCTTTCATATATTAAAAAATTAGAAAATAATAAAAAGCAGTTTTCTTCTATTGAAGAGAGAATTTCAGAGATTACTAATTTACTTGATGAAAAACTATTTGCATATGTTGAACTTTACAATACAGATCCAAAACCAGAGTATAAAGAAGAAATAAACTTCTTAGATAAAGAGAAAAAAGATTTTCATATGGTTCTTGAAATTGTATCTACTACAGAAGAAGTTTATACAAGAAAGATAGAACAAGTAATTTTAGAGACAAAATCACAAATTTCTAATCAAGTTGAAAAGATATTTAATATTGCAATGATTATTGTTTCTTTATTCTTAATTACATTCTTAATAAAACTTGCACTTAAAAAGTATTTTTCTCAAAATGAAAACTATTATATGACAAATAAAGTGATTAACTTTTTTGTTGTTTTCTTTATTATGATGATTATTTTATTCTCATATATTGACAATGTATCTTATGTAGTTACAATCTTAGGTTTTGCATCTGCTGGTATTGCAATTGCACTTAAAGATTGGTTTATGTCTATTTTTGGATGGATGGTAATTGTTACTTCAGGTTCTATACATGTAGGAGATAGAATAAAAGTTACTAGAAATGGTCTTGAAGTAGTTGGGGATGTACTTGATATTTCACTATTTAAAATAACAGTTAGAGAAGATATTACATTAACATCATACAATGTAAATAGAAGAACAGGAAGAATTTTCTTTATTCCAAATAACTATATTTTCTCAGAAATGATAGCAAACTATACTCACTCAGGACTTAGAACTGTTTGGGATGGTATTGATATTACAATTACTTTTGATTCAAACCATAAAAAAGCACAACATATTGCAAAAGAGATTTTAAAACATTATTCAAAAGGTTATACTGATATTACAAGAAAACAGTTATCAAAAATGAGAAGTAAATATCAACTAAGAGCAACAGGTGTTGAACCAAGAGTTTATACTTTTGTTGAGTCATATGGTATTGTAATTTCTTCTTGGTATTTAACAAACTCTTATGCGGCATTAGTACTTAGAAGTACAATGTCTCCTGAAATACTTGAAGCCTTTATGAAAGAGGACGATATTCATATCGCATACCCAACTCAAACTGTTAATTCAAGTACAGGAGTTAGAACTCCACCACTTGATTTGGAGAGCGTATAA
- the mtaB gene encoding tRNA (N(6)-L-threonylcarbamoyladenosine(37)-C(2))-methylthiotransferase MtaB, translated as MQFSTSKQKVYFKTFGCRTNVFDTQVMMSNLKDFEVTTDEKQADIVVINSCTVTNSADSTARGYINSLQKLTKPPRVIFTGCGVWTKGENLFKDNKIDALFGHSEKENINELLKKEERFFDAGDLEHIDDTIVEEFIGKSRAFIKIQEGCDFRCSYCIIPYVRGDARSYKEDKILEQVTTLAANGFGEFILTGTNVGSYGKKQHTSLAKLLKKMSLIKGVRRIRMGSIEPIQIDDEFKEIINEPFMAKHLHIALQHTSKTMLKIMNRRNKVLSDLELFEFLKDNGYALGTDFIVGHPGETDELWKEAVENLHRFPLTHVHAFTYSKRDGTPSATMKEEVRGDIAKIRYNELTAIIKQKNLDFRQNNTKPLDVLIESYKDGKYHGLDQHFNQIEVESSADLVGDWITIENYEAKEDKNVAKF; from the coding sequence ATGCAATTTAGTACAAGTAAACAAAAAGTATATTTTAAAACTTTTGGTTGTAGAACAAATGTTTTTGATACTCAAGTTATGATGAGTAATCTAAAAGATTTTGAAGTTACAACTGATGAAAAGCAAGCAGATATTGTTGTTATAAATTCATGTACAGTTACAAATAGTGCAGATAGTACGGCAAGAGGTTATATTAATTCTTTACAGAAATTAACTAAACCACCAAGAGTTATCTTCACAGGTTGTGGAGTTTGGACAAAGGGTGAAAATCTTTTTAAAGATAATAAAATAGATGCTCTTTTTGGACATAGTGAAAAAGAAAATATTAACGAGCTTCTAAAAAAAGAAGAGAGATTTTTTGATGCTGGGGATTTAGAACATATTGATGACACTATTGTTGAAGAGTTTATCGGTAAAAGTAGGGCATTTATTAAGATACAAGAAGGTTGTGACTTTAGATGTTCATATTGTATTATTCCTTATGTAAGAGGAGATGCAAGAAGCTATAAAGAAGACAAGATTTTAGAGCAAGTTACTACCTTAGCAGCAAATGGTTTTGGTGAGTTTATTTTAACAGGAACAAATGTAGGTTCTTATGGTAAAAAGCAACATACATCTTTAGCAAAACTTTTAAAGAAAATGTCTTTGATAAAAGGTGTTAGAAGAATTAGAATGGGAAGTATAGAACCTATTCAAATTGATGATGAGTTTAAAGAGATAATAAATGAACCTTTTATGGCAAAACATTTACATATTGCACTTCAACATACTTCTAAAACTATGCTAAAAATTATGAATAGAAGAAACAAGGTATTATCTGATTTAGAACTTTTTGAATTTTTAAAAGATAATGGCTATGCATTAGGTACTGATTTTATAGTAGGGCATCCTGGTGAAACTGATGAGTTATGGAAAGAAGCAGTTGAAAATTTACATAGATTTCCTCTTACTCATGTTCATGCCTTTACTTATTCAAAAAGAGATGGAACACCAAGTGCAACTATGAAAGAAGAAGTTCGAGGTGATATCGCAAAAATAAGATATAACGAACTAACTGCTATTATTAAACAAAAGAATTTAGACTTTAGACAAAACAATACAAAACCTTTAGATGTGTTAATCGAATCATATAAAGATGGTAAGTATCATGGACTTGATCAACACTTCAATCAAATAGAGGTTGAAAGTAGTGCAGATTTAGTAGGTGATTGGATTACAATTGAAAACTATGAAGCAAAAGAAGATAAAAATGTGGCAAAATTCTAA
- a CDS encoding AAA family ATPase translates to MKQKKIKMWQNSNNKKQNNLLDKNIKLMAISAVVLIVLFLYTLYKSSAHIESGSYYFGIIFLLFLLVFAVFARIKQDKIQKFLNKNRKENENSFSTELKQAKQTSVVKEEQEENSSIKAVNSDVSFNDVAGISEVKAELEEIVDFLNKPSKYLKHGVKLPKGVLLVGPPGVGKTLIARAVAGEADVPFFYQSGASFVQIYVGMGAKKVRELFMQAKLNAPSIVFIDEIDAIGKQRTGKANDERESTLNELLTQMDGFEGDSGVIVIAATNKIEVLDDALLRAGRFDRRVFVNLPNIEDRKKILELYLDKKHYEFDLDSLAHETSGFSSAALSTLVNEALLNMIKRESKVVEQIDIDTAKTKIEFGKKQALLLDDKQKEILAIYQASKAYITKSKVLLFDEKVSILDSIYPSYNELLENIKRYLCGSIAVEVIKNEKYAINKDDIKKAYKLAEDMKEEYKMVKSSQNIIDEVSNSLRSTISQNVNEINRLKTLILENEVILEDDI, encoded by the coding sequence ATGAAGCAAAAGAAGATAAAAATGTGGCAAAATTCTAATAACAAAAAACAAAATAATTTACTAGATAAAAATATCAAGTTGATGGCAATATCTGCCGTTGTATTAATTGTATTATTTTTATATACTTTATATAAAAGTAGTGCACATATAGAGTCTGGTTCATACTACTTTGGAATTATCTTTTTACTATTTTTATTAGTTTTTGCAGTATTTGCAAGAATAAAGCAAGATAAAATTCAAAAGTTTTTAAATAAAAATAGAAAAGAGAATGAAAACAGTTTTTCAACTGAATTAAAACAAGCAAAACAAACATCAGTAGTAAAAGAAGAACAAGAAGAAAACTCTTCTATAAAAGCAGTTAATTCTGATGTTAGTTTCAATGATGTTGCTGGTATTTCTGAAGTAAAAGCTGAACTTGAAGAAATAGTTGACTTTTTAAATAAACCAAGCAAATATTTAAAACATGGAGTTAAACTTCCAAAGGGTGTTTTACTTGTAGGACCTCCGGGAGTTGGAAAAACTTTAATTGCAAGAGCCGTAGCAGGTGAAGCAGATGTGCCATTTTTCTACCAAAGTGGTGCAAGTTTTGTTCAAATATATGTAGGAATGGGCGCTAAAAAAGTTCGTGAACTTTTTATGCAAGCAAAGTTAAATGCTCCTTCTATAGTATTTATAGATGAAATAGATGCAATAGGTAAACAAAGAACTGGGAAAGCAAATGATGAAAGAGAATCAACTTTAAATGAACTTCTAACTCAAATGGATGGTTTTGAAGGTGATTCAGGGGTTATTGTTATTGCTGCAACAAATAAGATTGAAGTTTTAGATGATGCACTTTTAAGAGCAGGAAGATTTGATAGAAGAGTTTTTGTAAACCTACCTAATATAGAAGATAGAAAAAAGATTTTAGAACTATACTTAGATAAAAAGCATTATGAATTTGATCTTGATAGCTTAGCCCATGAAACTTCAGGTTTCTCTTCTGCTGCACTTTCAACTTTAGTTAATGAAGCTTTATTAAATATGATAAAAAGAGAATCAAAAGTTGTAGAACAAATTGATATAGATACAGCAAAAACAAAGATAGAGTTTGGTAAAAAACAAGCCCTTCTTTTAGATGACAAACAAAAAGAGATTTTAGCTATTTATCAAGCAAGTAAAGCTTATATAACAAAATCAAAAGTTTTACTATTTGATGAAAAAGTTTCTATTTTAGACTCTATTTATCCCTCATACAATGAACTATTAGAGAATATAAAAAGATATCTTTGTGGTTCAATTGCTGTTGAAGTTATCAAAAATGAAAAATATGCCATAAATAAAGATGACATTAAAAAAGCCTATAAATTAGCAGAAGATATGAAAGAAGAGTATAAAATGGTTAAAAGCTCTCAAAATATTATTGATGAAGTATCTAACTCTTTAAGATCAACAATTTCTCAAAATGTAAATGAAATAAATAGATTAAAAACATTAATTTTAGAAAATGAGGTAATTTTAGAAGATGACATTTAA
- the bioV gene encoding pimelyl-ACP methyl ester esterase BioV encodes MTFKYFSGFSLENEKELFEDYLVENDLTVSGFSYGAIKAFEYALTTKRRVDLLQLFSPAFFQTKDEKFKRTQLMYYKKDEETYCNTFLQNVSFPSKVNMKEYHKEGHVQELEELLYYKWDEKDLQTLIERGTKIEVYLGQKDKIIDTTNAKEFFEKFATVYYLKEKGHILK; translated from the coding sequence ATGACATTTAAATATTTTTCAGGGTTTTCTTTAGAAAATGAAAAAGAGCTTTTTGAAGACTATTTAGTTGAAAATGACTTAACAGTTTCTGGATTTTCTTATGGAGCTATAAAAGCTTTTGAATATGCTTTAACTACAAAGAGAAGAGTTGATTTACTTCAACTTTTTTCACCTGCATTTTTTCAAACTAAAGATGAAAAGTTTAAAAGAACTCAACTAATGTATTACAAAAAAGATGAAGAAACTTATTGTAATACTTTTTTACAAAATGTTTCTTTTCCCTCTAAAGTTAATATGAAAGAGTATCATAAAGAAGGGCATGTACAAGAACTAGAAGAGTTACTTTATTATAAGTGGGATGAAAAAGATTTACAAACTCTTATAGAAAGAGGAACAAAAATAGAAGTATATTTAGGTCAAAAAGATAAAATTATTGATACAACAAATGCAAAAGAATTTTTTGAAAAATTTGCAACAGTTTATTATTTAAAAGAGAAAGGACATATTTTAAAATGA
- the mog gene encoding molybdopterin adenylyltransferase, with translation MSNEIAKIGIITTSDRASKGIYEDISGKAIEETMNDYLTSPWEPVYRCIEDDQETIENTLKELVDQEECCLVVTTGGTGPAKRDVTPEATEAVCDRMMPGFGELMRAESLKFVPTAILSRQTAGLRGSSLIINLPGKPKSIRECLDAVFPAVPYCIDLMEGPFLECNEEVMKPFRPKKK, from the coding sequence ATGAGTAATGAAATAGCAAAAATTGGAATTATTACAACTTCAGATAGAGCCAGTAAAGGTATTTATGAAGATATCTCAGGGAAAGCAATTGAAGAAACTATGAATGATTATTTAACTTCACCTTGGGAACCAGTTTATAGATGTATTGAAGATGATCAAGAAACTATTGAAAATACATTAAAAGAGCTTGTTGATCAAGAAGAGTGTTGTTTAGTAGTTACTACAGGTGGAACAGGACCAGCTAAAAGAGATGTGACTCCAGAAGCAACAGAAGCAGTGTGTGATAGAATGATGCCAGGCTTTGGTGAACTAATGAGAGCTGAGTCTTTAAAGTTTGTACCAACTGCAATTTTATCGAGACAAACAGCCGGACTTAGAGGAAGTTCACTAATAATAAATCTTCCAGGAAAACCAAAATCAATAAGAGAGTGTCTAGATGCAGTATTCCCTGCAGTTCCATATTGTATTGATTTAATGGAAGGTCCATTTTTAGAGTGTAATGAAGAGGTTATGAAACCTTTTAGACCAAAGAAAAAATAG
- a CDS encoding methyl-accepting chemotaxis protein: protein MLSFLKKKKNQGVIDSIKVIEQYIKDEINSIEKIDHKCKGETREVIDTILELSHLIESKQTEDLTLFGEIMLSTEKLSDGYTTDRIVIKTSNEKLNYIAKSINIMTEKLDQSLTEIADTLKEYGNENYIKDIDETLFKGGKLQELAKGINFLKGEITNNLRTKYKTSISLKDKSHGLLEDANSLFEATNSQVSAIEETSAAIEEITNTTRGNTQTAKTMSLQGENVKTSITGGLKLASETVTAMNEINDSTNAVHEAINLIDQIAFQTNILSLNAAVEAATAGEAGKGFSVVAGEVRNLASRSAEAAKEIKNLVESATIKADEGKTIADKMIVGYQELDENISKTTKLIEEVVEASQEQEKSISLINDSVAQIDTLTQQNANVAQHVRETSLEIKGIANKNVEHINKAEFIGKH from the coding sequence ATGCTATCTTTCCTCAAAAAAAAGAAGAACCAAGGTGTAATTGATTCAATCAAAGTAATTGAACAATACATAAAAGATGAAATAAACTCTATTGAAAAAATAGATCATAAATGTAAAGGTGAAACAAGAGAGGTAATTGATACAATTTTAGAGTTATCTCACTTGATAGAATCTAAACAAACTGAAGACTTGACTCTATTTGGTGAGATAATGCTCTCAACTGAAAAATTATCTGATGGATACACTACAGATAGAATAGTAATAAAAACATCTAATGAAAAGTTAAACTATATTGCAAAATCAATAAATATAATGACTGAAAAATTAGATCAAAGTCTTACTGAGATTGCTGATACATTAAAAGAATATGGTAATGAAAACTATATTAAAGATATTGATGAAACTTTATTCAAAGGCGGTAAACTTCAAGAGTTAGCAAAAGGTATCAACTTTTTAAAAGGAGAAATAACAAATAACCTTAGAACAAAATATAAAACAAGTATTTCATTAAAAGATAAATCCCATGGTTTACTTGAGGATGCAAATTCATTATTTGAAGCTACTAATTCTCAAGTATCAGCTATAGAAGAAACTTCTGCTGCTATTGAAGAAATAACTAATACAACAAGAGGTAATACTCAAACTGCAAAAACTATGTCTTTACAAGGTGAAAATGTAAAAACTTCTATTACAGGAGGATTAAAACTTGCGTCTGAAACAGTAACTGCCATGAATGAAATAAATGATTCTACAAATGCTGTACATGAAGCTATTAACTTAATAGACCAAATTGCCTTTCAAACAAACATTCTTTCATTAAATGCAGCAGTTGAAGCAGCTACAGCTGGAGAAGCAGGAAAAGGTTTTTCTGTAGTTGCAGGAGAAGTTAGAAACCTTGCAAGTAGATCTGCTGAAGCAGCAAAAGAGATAAAAAACTTAGTAGAATCTGCTACTATAAAAGCTGATGAAGGTAAAACAATTGCAGATAAAATGATTGTAGGATACCAAGAACTTGATGAAAATATATCAAAAACAACAAAATTAATTGAAGAAGTAGTAGAGGCTTCTCAAGAACAAGAAAAAAGTATATCACTTATAAATGATTCTGTTGCCCAAATTGATACTTTAACACAACAAAATGCTAATGTCGCTCAACACGTAAGAGAAACATCATTAGAGATTAAAGGTATTGCAAATAAAAATGTGGAACATATAAATAAAGCAGAGTTTATAGGTAAGCATTAA
- a CDS encoding PAS domain-containing protein has protein sequence MHEVELDKKTMIVSETDEKGIIIYANEDFCTIAGYTKEELIGQPHNIVRHPDMPSAAFKDLWSTIQAGKIWKGIVKNKTKDGNYYWVNATAYPSTSANGKKRYISVRIKPTRKEIEKAEELYKTLK, from the coding sequence ATGCATGAAGTTGAACTCGATAAAAAAACAATGATTGTCTCAGAAACGGATGAAAAAGGTATCATTATTTATGCAAATGAAGACTTTTGTACAATTGCTGGGTACACAAAGGAGGAATTAATAGGTCAACCCCACAATATTGTAAGACATCCCGATATGCCAAGTGCCGCATTTAAAGATCTTTGGTCAACAATTCAAGCAGGTAAAATCTGGAAAGGTATTGTAAAAAATAAAACTAAAGATGGAAACTACTATTGGGTAAATGCTACAGCTTATCCTTCTACTTCCGCCAATGGAAAAAAAAGATATATTTCTGTAAGAATTAAGCCTACAAGAAAAGAAATAGAAAAAGCTGAAGAACTCTACAAAACGTTAAAATAA
- a CDS encoding DASS family sodium-coupled anion symporter, whose amino-acid sequence MNKILYSLALSIIAFALASINFNLQHSILVGILVLLVALWTNEGLPLGVVSLLPIILFPSFDILSTNETVSNYSKSIIFLFLGGFMIAIATQKTELHKYIANKLLSIFPSTTRGIIFSLAVTSAFLSSLISNTTTALLLIPIAMFLTNEADLKLRFVLAIAYGASVGGIVTPIGTPPNLILLGFLEQHNIETISFVNWIFLTAPLAVIMLILIPFILSLGAKDIVLDKDIGKVVTLTSEQKRLGTILLTLIVLLFVNSKIEPFYSGLGINEKGILLGYGLLMFVPKLGFLQWEDARKIPYEIIFLFGAGFSIAMAFSSTGLAEQIASYLLALTSFPVMLLILLVAALVTFTTEVTSNTALISIALPIIYSLGEAAQVDIQLILFVATICASYAFMLPIATPPNAIAMSSGAVKVKDMAKYGFVFNLLGILSITIVALVYWQFMI is encoded by the coding sequence ATGAATAAAATATTATATTCTCTAGCTTTATCAATAATTGCTTTTGCTTTAGCTTCAATTAATTTTAATCTGCAACATTCAATTCTAGTTGGAATACTTGTTTTATTAGTTGCTTTATGGACAAATGAGGGTTTACCTTTAGGTGTAGTTTCTTTATTACCAATAATTTTATTTCCTTCTTTTGATATATTAAGCACAAATGAAACCGTATCTAATTATTCAAAATCCATTATTTTTCTATTTTTAGGTGGTTTTATGATTGCAATTGCAACTCAAAAAACTGAATTACATAAATACATAGCAAACAAACTTTTAAGTATTTTTCCAAGTACTACAAGGGGAATAATCTTTTCCTTAGCAGTTACATCTGCTTTTTTAAGTTCGCTTATTTCTAATACTACAACGGCACTTTTACTTATTCCAATTGCAATGTTTTTAACAAATGAAGCAGACTTAAAATTAAGATTTGTTCTTGCTATTGCATACGGAGCAAGTGTGGGGGGAATTGTAACTCCAATTGGAACTCCTCCAAATTTAATTCTTTTAGGATTTTTAGAGCAACACAATATTGAAACAATCTCTTTTGTAAATTGGATTTTCTTAACGGCTCCCTTGGCAGTAATAATGCTTATTCTAATACCTTTTATTTTATCATTAGGTGCAAAAGATATTGTATTAGACAAAGATATAGGAAAAGTTGTTACTTTAACAAGTGAACAAAAAAGATTAGGAACTATTTTACTTACTTTAATAGTTTTACTTTTTGTAAACTCTAAAATTGAACCTTTTTATTCTGGACTTGGAATAAATGAAAAAGGAATATTATTAGGTTATGGTCTTTTAATGTTTGTTCCTAAATTAGGTTTTCTACAATGGGAAGATGCAAGAAAAATACCTTATGAGATAATTTTCTTATTTGGTGCAGGTTTTTCTATTGCAATGGCATTTTCTTCAACAGGCTTAGCTGAACAAATTGCAAGTTATTTATTAGCATTAACTTCTTTCCCTGTTATGTTACTTATTTTATTAGTTGCTGCACTTGTAACTTTTACTACAGAAGTTACTTCAAATACAGCACTTATTTCTATTGCTTTACCAATAATTTATTCTTTAGGTGAAGCAGCCCAAGTTGATATTCAGTTGATTCTTTTTGTAGCTACAATTTGTGCTTCATATGCCTTTATGCTTCCTATTGCAACTCCACCTAATGCTATTGCGATGAGTAGTGGGGCAGTAAAAGTAAAAGATATGGCAAAGTATGGTTTTGTATTTAATTTATTAGGAATTTTGTCAATTACAATAGTTGCGTTAGTTTATTGGCAGTTTATGATTTAA